Proteins found in one Chiloscyllium plagiosum isolate BGI_BamShark_2017 chromosome 23, ASM401019v2, whole genome shotgun sequence genomic segment:
- the hbp1 gene encoding HMG box-containing protein 1 isoform X1 produces MGRRDVEAGMPAPCRSSGNSVMAAELSTEVQWNNMVWDMKTKCTPNRVQKVQFVVDKRISGMDDSIELLKCNEDLPSSPGNANNDETMEYDDLPELKAVETDRTIPTAFQLSSEVSHQECQRSARTVCTSRSPDSALPPFTSESDVNWLTELANIATSPQSPLMQCTFYDRAPVHIVATSKSLHSYARPPPTLSESEINLSPSHWEKQTSIKRERENSESESDIFCMSSLSDDDELGWSHSWPQTAWNCFMKGTRLRFQKGDVRDWQDVEEFAKLEIKSEDEKGLKIHSQKKFRFGSEGLKLVAHTETVSFGRSVLKLTFDPGKSQVGKLIAECRLDHPFYVKNKGWSSFYPSLTVVHHGIPCYEMEVGDVCLPPGHPDANNFDDSGVFDTFRSYDFTPLDSSAVYVLSSMARQRRASQTSGSTSSPDCEKSSWITGSVPSGSPHMPCNSYNKSSKSLTSGTASTLNTTNNKCKRPMNAFMLFAKKYRVEYTQMYPGKDNRAISVILGDKWKMMKNEERRIYTMEAKALAEEQKRLNPDCWKRKRSNSGSQQQ; encoded by the exons TCAACTGAAGTTCAATGGAATAACATGGTGTGGGACATGAAAACGAAATGTACACCTAACAGAGTGCAGAAAGTTCAGTTTGTAGTCGACAAGAGAATTTCTGGGATGGACGATTCAATTGAGTTATTAAAGTGTAATGAAGATTTACCTTCATCACCGGGAAATGCAAACAATGACGAGACTATGGAATATG ATGATcttccagaattgaaagcagtagaGACTGACAGAACCATACCTACAGCCTTCCAACTAAGCAGTGAAGTGTCTCATCAAGAATGCCAGAGGTCTGCTCGTACCGTGTGCACCTCTAGATCACCTGATAGTGCCTTGCCACCTTTCACAAGTGAATCTGATGTAAATTGGCTGACTGAACTGGCTAATATAGCCACTAGCCCACAAAGTCCTCTCATGCAGTGCACATTTTATGACAG AGCTCCAGTGCATATAGTGGCCACAAGTAAAAGTTTACATTCCTATGCTCGTCCTCCTCCAACTCTCTCAGAAAGTGAAATCAACCTCTCTCCAAGTCATTGGGAAAAACAGACCAGTATAAAGCGGGAAAGG GAAAACAGTGAATCAGAGTCAGACATCTTCTGTATGTCATCTCTGTCTGATGATGATGAGCTTGGATGGTCCCACTCATGGCCACAAACTGCTTGGAACTGTTTCATGAAAG GGACACGCCTGCGCTTCCAGAAGGGTGATGTTAGAGATTGGCAGGATGTTGAAGAATTTGCAAAACTGGAAATTAAGTCGGAAGATGAAAAAGGCTTGAAAATCCATTCACAAAAG AAATTTAGATTTGGATCCGAAGGGCTAAAGTTAGTGGCTCATACAGAAACAGTTTCCTTTGGGCGTTCAGTACTGAAATTAACCTTTGACCCTGGCAAGTCACAAGTTGGCAAATTAATTGCAGAGTGCAGATTGGACCATCCCTTCTATGTAAAAAACAAAG GATGGTCTTCCTTTTACCCCAGCTTAACAGTGGTTCATCATGGAATTCCATGTTATGAAATGGAAGTTGGAGATGTCTGTTTACCTCCTGGACATCCAGATGCTAACAACTTTGATGATTCTGGAGTTTTTGACACATTTAGGAG CTATGACTTTACACCACTGGATTCCTCTGCTGTTTATGTACTAAGTAGTATGGCTCGCCAGCGTCGTGCTTCCCAGACAAGTGGAAGTACCAGCAGTCCAGACTGTGAGAAATCATCATGGATCACAGGCTCTGTGCCTTCTGGATCACCACACATGCCTTGTAATTCATATAATAAATCCAGTAAAAGTCTAACCTCAGGGACAGCAAGCACAttgaacaccacaaacaacaaatGCAAGAGACCAATGAATGCCTTCATGCTCTTTGCCAAAAAGTATAGGGTTGAATACACTCAAATGTACCCAGGAAAGGATAACAG GGCCATCAGTGTAATTTTAGGTGACAAGTGGAAAATGATGAAAAATGAAGAGAGGAGAATTTATACAATGGAAGCCAAGGCTCTGGCAGAGGAACAAAAACGCCTTAATCCAGACTGCTGGAAAAGGAAACGAAGCAACTCT gGTTCTCAGCAGCAGTGA
- the hbp1 gene encoding HMG box-containing protein 1 isoform X2, with amino-acid sequence MVWDMKTKCTPNRVQKVQFVVDKRISGMDDSIELLKCNEDLPSSPGNANNDETMEYDDLPELKAVETDRTIPTAFQLSSEVSHQECQRSARTVCTSRSPDSALPPFTSESDVNWLTELANIATSPQSPLMQCTFYDRAPVHIVATSKSLHSYARPPPTLSESEINLSPSHWEKQTSIKRERENSESESDIFCMSSLSDDDELGWSHSWPQTAWNCFMKGTRLRFQKGDVRDWQDVEEFAKLEIKSEDEKGLKIHSQKKFRFGSEGLKLVAHTETVSFGRSVLKLTFDPGKSQVGKLIAECRLDHPFYVKNKGWSSFYPSLTVVHHGIPCYEMEVGDVCLPPGHPDANNFDDSGVFDTFRSYDFTPLDSSAVYVLSSMARQRRASQTSGSTSSPDCEKSSWITGSVPSGSPHMPCNSYNKSSKSLTSGTASTLNTTNNKCKRPMNAFMLFAKKYRVEYTQMYPGKDNRAISVILGDKWKMMKNEERRIYTMEAKALAEEQKRLNPDCWKRKRSNSGSQQQ; translated from the exons ATGGTGTGGGACATGAAAACGAAATGTACACCTAACAGAGTGCAGAAAGTTCAGTTTGTAGTCGACAAGAGAATTTCTGGGATGGACGATTCAATTGAGTTATTAAAGTGTAATGAAGATTTACCTTCATCACCGGGAAATGCAAACAATGACGAGACTATGGAATATG ATGATcttccagaattgaaagcagtagaGACTGACAGAACCATACCTACAGCCTTCCAACTAAGCAGTGAAGTGTCTCATCAAGAATGCCAGAGGTCTGCTCGTACCGTGTGCACCTCTAGATCACCTGATAGTGCCTTGCCACCTTTCACAAGTGAATCTGATGTAAATTGGCTGACTGAACTGGCTAATATAGCCACTAGCCCACAAAGTCCTCTCATGCAGTGCACATTTTATGACAG AGCTCCAGTGCATATAGTGGCCACAAGTAAAAGTTTACATTCCTATGCTCGTCCTCCTCCAACTCTCTCAGAAAGTGAAATCAACCTCTCTCCAAGTCATTGGGAAAAACAGACCAGTATAAAGCGGGAAAGG GAAAACAGTGAATCAGAGTCAGACATCTTCTGTATGTCATCTCTGTCTGATGATGATGAGCTTGGATGGTCCCACTCATGGCCACAAACTGCTTGGAACTGTTTCATGAAAG GGACACGCCTGCGCTTCCAGAAGGGTGATGTTAGAGATTGGCAGGATGTTGAAGAATTTGCAAAACTGGAAATTAAGTCGGAAGATGAAAAAGGCTTGAAAATCCATTCACAAAAG AAATTTAGATTTGGATCCGAAGGGCTAAAGTTAGTGGCTCATACAGAAACAGTTTCCTTTGGGCGTTCAGTACTGAAATTAACCTTTGACCCTGGCAAGTCACAAGTTGGCAAATTAATTGCAGAGTGCAGATTGGACCATCCCTTCTATGTAAAAAACAAAG GATGGTCTTCCTTTTACCCCAGCTTAACAGTGGTTCATCATGGAATTCCATGTTATGAAATGGAAGTTGGAGATGTCTGTTTACCTCCTGGACATCCAGATGCTAACAACTTTGATGATTCTGGAGTTTTTGACACATTTAGGAG CTATGACTTTACACCACTGGATTCCTCTGCTGTTTATGTACTAAGTAGTATGGCTCGCCAGCGTCGTGCTTCCCAGACAAGTGGAAGTACCAGCAGTCCAGACTGTGAGAAATCATCATGGATCACAGGCTCTGTGCCTTCTGGATCACCACACATGCCTTGTAATTCATATAATAAATCCAGTAAAAGTCTAACCTCAGGGACAGCAAGCACAttgaacaccacaaacaacaaatGCAAGAGACCAATGAATGCCTTCATGCTCTTTGCCAAAAAGTATAGGGTTGAATACACTCAAATGTACCCAGGAAAGGATAACAG GGCCATCAGTGTAATTTTAGGTGACAAGTGGAAAATGATGAAAAATGAAGAGAGGAGAATTTATACAATGGAAGCCAAGGCTCTGGCAGAGGAACAAAAACGCCTTAATCCAGACTGCTGGAAAAGGAAACGAAGCAACTCT gGTTCTCAGCAGCAGTGA